The Lycium ferocissimum isolate CSIRO_LF1 chromosome 8, AGI_CSIRO_Lferr_CH_V1, whole genome shotgun sequence DNA segment CCGGGGTTATTGCATCGGAAGTAGTTGATCAGAAGAAAGCGAAGGAAAATCGTTTGGTCCAATTTATCCGGAGCAAACTCCTCATCACAGCCAGTCCgatttctccatggccgagttgatcgtggccatTAGTCCGGTTTCTCTATGGTCGAGTTGATCATGGCCGTTAGTCCAGTTTTCCATGGTCGAGTTGATCGTGGCTGTTAGTCCGGTTTGGTTAGTTACGAAATGCCACGCGTCAAGACCATTCTGCCACACTGTGCTGCcaaccgtacgggtgtcagaccgtacgacccaaTCTTATCCTTTTTGGGTTTTCTTTTATTCTGGTGCTTTGTGTTGTAGGCaaggcccataaggcaaaactataaatagggggaatttccctacttttaagggttagctTCTTGGAATCCAGAGCATTATAATAGcgaatcaaaatattatttcgtCCGAATCTGTGGAGTTATTGTTTGAGCTTACTTTTCTAGTGTTACTATACTTATTCGTCCATAGCAACCTACATAACATTTATATCCAAGTTATTAACGCATATATTTATATCCTCAAACCATAGTGCACGaatccatctatatatatatatatttcatcaaaaatcaaaatagattaaagttttccacatatcctatacctcatctacaaattcaattgattacctaaattcggggtaaacacaCTCACTGTTCATTTGTGATAAATGAGTGCGGACTCAATTGAATGAACGTAACCTagtatccaaaaaaaaaaaaaatattcagtgTAATCCGACAAGTGGGGTTTGGAAAGGGTAGAGTAGAGTGCTCTGACCTTACTTTTACCTTGAGAGATTGAGAGGTTATTTCGGATAGACCTTCGAtggttaaacaaaaaaaaattatcttgtgTGTGttagtgtgcatgtgtgtgtagagtgagtccggaaccaaaatgaccccaaaaaaaaatcttttgaacgAAAATACCTCAACAAAATAATGGTTACAGAAGTACCTTTAgtgcagtattttactgcgctaaagcacttaaccgtgATGGacccgttaagtgctttagcgcagtaaaacaATGTTTTCTCTcccctatagcgcagtaaaatgcTGCGCTATATCACCCAAAATAAAAGCCCATCGGGTTCCACCACTGGTCCCTCCAGtggcaaaaaataatttcaaaaaggCCATTGGAGGCTATTTCAAGGTGGTCCCCACATCAAAATACGtcgttttctattaattttcgtcgggaaagtttagattttcggtatattcaagtcaaggagcaagattctaagCTCGAATTGTGAGAAAAAGCAGCGTACAAGTCGATTAACACAACTCTAtaaaaaatcttcgattaaggttttctactatgaacttttgttattaatttattatatacattatattgtaCGCATGTTTAACATTTAATCGTCGTTAATTTCCACAAAAAAAAGtcgaatttcatttttttttttggtttgatcGGAGCCACTGCCCTTTTTTTTGGCAAATTCATTAATTGTTAAATgtgtatgaattgttaattttttaaatgtttatgaattgttaagttgttacatgtttatgagttgttaatttgttaattgtttttgaattgttaattttttatgaattgttaattgttactgaattattattttgttaattgattatttgttaaatattgattatgaattaattagttgttaaatattggttatgaattgaaagaagtagattggtaatgaattattattttgttaacactttgtttggatgattgttatgtattgtttcataatgtatcgtattgTGTTGTACTGTATCGGACCAAATCAGCcgttacataaaataggacctttcgtcgttacataacaatggatttaacgatacgatacaataaaattaaagtaacaatcaaagcaagcattgtatttaaactaataacacaatataatacaataggtagcaaccatccaaacaagttgtaaatgattatgaattgttaatctattttattttaaaagcatgaatatatatgttaaataaaaaagattatctaaaaaagaatagttaaagttcttcttttcataaatacataagttaacaataaaaatgtaaagtttataggaaaatatgtggtcgacgaatatactcttttagtctaattttatcatagttgtgttggctatttggtcaactaaaaatatatcacatattcaaaatagagttctaaacaaatattactgctgaatttcgattctcaaactaattaacttaaaaatctttgccatcacataattcaaaactaattaatttaaaagtctttgccatcacatatgtgtccttcctatcacatattaaatttactgCACATTTAATATGACGAAAGTTatgttgaaaataattatttttattccaATATTTGGTTGGagagtgaaaataatttttggaaaagactatctaataaatatttaattagttaatataatttatctttcatttcaagaataatgactaatttagtttgtaCAGACCGGAttctttcatggatccgaatgttccccCCGGGCCCGATGATCACCCGAGGCCTGATGATCACCCGGGGCCCGATGATCACCCGGGGCCCGTTGATAGATCAGTATTGTCTTTGCAAGGCAATCATATGTCAGAGTTATTATGTGCTGGTACTATAGGGATATCAACTAGGCTCCGTCCCCGTAGGCTGCAGAGAGCGTGGACTCTTTTACGCGAGGGcccctgtcacaccctaaccttattagggtgtgatgggcacccgacccttacttagggccgagcgaaccctcagactcttaccgcatacaaaatcacgccaaactttttaaatcaaataagataagatACATAGCAAGATTTTTCAGCAATCTCTTTTCTCGTAGtctttaaatcgaacaaatttataaattatacaaaatttcattacataacacagaccgacatatcaGCTGATGGAGCTGCatacagactgacaaccaatacccacgacgttgtctgcaaagtctctaacatccatccagaagacatatcatacaaactctgactcggcgtcactccaggagcaaatggagctgccAATCCAACCGGAGCATCTTTCTATAATGGTCGCTAATCAtgcgggagtaccgcgcggcatgaaacgcagcccgaagaacgaggggtcgcacggaaaatgtaccgagtatgtaagacacgAGATACGTAACGTGGAATCATAGCCAAACAAAAGTGGAAACTCCAGAACCAGTAAGACTGTGAAAAGTCATCAATACGTTTTCTTTGCGTAACGTAGAGAGAGAGATATCAAATCATAattcgtatacatatacatatacatacttatgcacataacgtgtcccggccctttagtgagggactcggtgaataaggtcAGGCATATCGGTATCACGTACCCTtctatacatataacgtgtcccggccctgctgtgagggactcggtaatggaATCACATATATCAACACCACGTAtagcatatgcatataacgtgtcccggcccttttttacgggactcggtggatagaatcaTGTATAGCAAAATCATATGTCACATCAAATGTCATGCATGtatgtaacgtgtcccggcccgccaGTGAGGGATTCGGtggataacatgtcccggcctttcgtcaagggactcggtaaagggGATCCGGTCTGGATCTggtgccatcatcatatacgtgtcccggccctctactggtgggtctcggtgaacaatgcagtggagtacgcacgagaacctgtcctggcccgggctcagtgaataGGCATACCaaaacttgcacgaacagagtagtgcgaaaccatatgcatacaaatcgaGACTCAGTACATATACACACTTACCGTCATccgaagactcaatagaataatcgtATGTACTGTCGTCTGACAACCAAAACATCAGAGTTTACCGAAGATATTCCTATCAGAATGTTCAtagcaaattattcataacagATTACTCATATCATAATTCTTATCTCAGAGTACATACCGAGATCGAACACTCTTGTCGAATACTTTTAACAGAACACTTATATCAGAACATCCATATCAGGATGCTTTTATCCcaatacttatgtcaaaatacttgtataaaaatacttatgtcaaagtACTTATctcataatacttatagtaGAGTACTTTTATCAACACACTTATATCAGATTATTCATAACAGATATCTTATATCAAGTTGCATACTCACAtcagaatatccacatcaaaGTGCTTATATCGAAATacttatattaaaatattccTATCAGTATACTTATACCCAAATGCTTATACTAAAATGCTCAAATCAGAATGTTCATATCTGGATACTTATATCTGAATTGGAAGTACTCATATCGGATTACTTGTACCGGAATATTTATGTCAGAATAGTCGAATCAATGTACTCATATCGGAATTTCTAAATGCTTGTATTAGAGGATGCATATGGATCTTAACGAACTTGAAACCACAGCCAAAGGTTCCCTTTAATCATCGTgtaaaaataagtcaattagGACAATAGGATAGGAATcgagaatagtgggcccacctcaagCCAACGGAGGTGGTGTACACAAATTACACACATTAAGCTTTAAAGaatcatttatggaagttttaGTGAAATCCGGTTCGCGTTGGGCAAGTCGTGGGGGCTTGGGCGTTTATTTCAACAAAGCATGACAAacttgattcaattctattgaatggaaaaaggtcaaattcaagctcgggtTGCTAAGAACAGAGTTGTCCCCGAAGCTCGTTTTCAAACTTATTAGgtctaaggcatgccaaaagaaggaagagtgaagccttacataccttttccgctccttacgctactccaaattcaaattccaagcgctccaaaatctacaaatggtcatgtttaccaaacattgattagagcctttagaaattgaatcttaaagtatcaattgtctacgaaatttgggaagcatttccccataaatgcgccatccccgagaattcaactcggccaaaaacacaacaacggcaaatccgagaatttaactcggccacaatatcaacaatcgattcaaaacgcatgcTAGTATTGGCAACTTCGTTCTAAAATTTTCACGGCATCTCTATTTTATTCAATTCACAttgttcatacattcaaatgCTAATCCAAGATCATGCAACATCATCCGAACGTATTTCACTCAATCCACAACTATTCAAATTTTTCCACCAATACatacttcacccgaaatcccCACAAGTGCAACAAAACCTCGACAACACCAAGATCACATTGgcttcaaatcagcccgtaaccattccAAAGATCAATTTAAATCATCGAATTCTCATTTTCGTCATAGAATACATGTCAACCATAATCAAAGCATTACATagaagtttattcatttttctacacaagatatataccacacggccaagctccAACATCTACAACTTCAACTAACATCATCacactttcattatcaacatagaattcacaacaacaacaattaaaacactacataaaatcattGAATCATTGGTCCTACAATCacccatgcacacggccacacccctatgtccatatttccatgaatttcattcacttctacacaccacaacattcacaagccatgcataacacataaaagggcatgaattcttacctttgctcttcaacttctccacttgactagaatgcggaaacgacgaaacggatgacttatcttccaaaacaattataccacgttgtagaggacccttgaattagtgggaacaccataaaaaaaatttttaggGACAAGATTTCCCATGGTCAAATTCTcatggggttggccgaatggctcccctttgttttcccttcttcttttgttttgctttcttgaattttctagatgaAAATAATGCATAGccccttatttatttaatggtcttgatttaattcaagacatgggcttgggccatagtAGATGGCCGGCCATCCCATGTTTGGgccttttgttttcttattttttttttagcccaatttgTTGACTAACAATttgtaatttcatgaaacaaatttctttcaaaattccacttttacccttagcctCCCTCGAtgtttccgcgtcaatattttcGTGAACAACTTATGTATTTAATAAGTTCAAAGTATGGTCTTGTCTCTAActtgtcacaattatttcgaattttccgaaggtgcaaaatacgggatataacagcccCCCATACCCTCGCATCTTAGAGATATTGTTTCGGGCAGCGTCTATAgttgcgtgtccgttggtcgggTACAGCATGATTGAACACTCATTACGGCCATGGTGGAGCGATGGAGGCCGgagacacataccttccatcttcgcaCTGGTGAGACCACGATTACacttcaggatgtggaggtcctctttggattgcgggtagatggagagccaCTATACACTCGGTACGAGCCTCCTCCTGGTCGGACATGGGTGAcagagttgactaggctcacccactTCGTGCCTGATGCCGCGGCCCAGATATCGGGACAGAGTCGGGTTCAACTGAGTGCACTTTGCACTTATTTGGAGGGTCTGGATCTGGTTATGGACAACACTCAGCAGGACGATGTTGATCATCATTCCCGTTTGTACCTGCTtattatattcgggggcatcttgttcccgaaCTCATCGAGTGCCTTTGTTAGTTTACGTTATTTGGTTTTCTTGGAGCATCCGGAATCGCTTTGGGAGACTACAACTTGGCGGTCTTTGTTTTGGCGTATCTTTACGGATGCCTATGCCGAGTGTCTATTGGTCTTTGTCGAGAGATGTGTGTGGATTTTGCTCTTCTCTCcgtaatattttaagtgtgcGTTCCTTTAATGTAAACAAACCTCTTGAAACAACGACTAAcaaatcgtattttctaatatcgcttGCAGTTATGGGCGTGGGAGAGGATGCTGCCTTTTCAGCCCGTACCTAGGCATCACCTCGAGATTGACATGCCTTATGCGAGGAGGTGGATAGTGGGTTTTGACCGGTATGTGGATACGCACCACAGTATTCTTCCATTCTGGGACCAGCTTGATCACATGACAGACGATGCggtaaaactatttaactttacattattaatttaattaaacgtcttttctacttggtgatcactaatttgtatttatatgttatgcagctATTTATATGGATGCCGTACGCTGCTATATTGGATGGTTTGCCGGCCTTTTGCAGGGCAGGTCAGGGGGTTTGgaggtcgcggtgtccattgatacacctgGACATCATAGAGGACCACATGCCCGAGCGTGTCTTACGACAGTTTGGGCATACACAGGGTATACCCCCTCACGTCCGTCATGAGCTCCGACACTACTAGCGGGATGATCGGGCTGCCGTTGATAATGATTTTCTGGCTTTCATGGCTATCCAGCTCTACTGTTGGGAGAACAAGTTTGACACTTTAGCGGTGGTCGGCCATTTGACTCCCATTGAGGATTACATGCGCTGGTATCATCAGATCACACGCCGATTGATCGGCAACCCAGCTTTGCATCCCGCTAGGGATGTAGGATACTCAGCACTCGCGGGGCAGTACGAGacattggtaagtttatcgtatttagatttatttaattgcattaattgttacgttttaaaaaataacttttttttgtaCTGTTGAACACAAATGCAGCTGGTGGTCGTACAACGATTACGCATGttggggttagagcatatgcctTACCTTGGGCTTGCGGGGCTTGCGTCGAAGATGGTACGGATACCCAAGGATGGTATCCGACAGGCAGGAGAGATTAGGCGCATGGAGGAGCCTGTTCCAGAGGCTGAGTATCAGCCAGCGCCAGGAGGAGGACCGAGTGCTCCCAGAGGAGGAGGCCGTATTGGCAGAGGACGTCGTGCGCGTATGACCTGGTGGTGGAGGACACCATCTGGTAGATGAGGCAGATGAGGCCGATCCCATTCTAGAGGACGTTCCCGATCTAGTCCATCCGCAGCCGTTCCAGGCCGGTGGCAGCTCACCTGGGGACTCACCTACGTTTACGCCGGCGCTCCTACTTGCTAAGATACCTGGGTCTTCATCACAGCCGAGCCAGAATGCATACATGGAGGAGCGTGATAACGTCGATTGGGCGGCGTTACGCGCTTTATTAGCTGATGAGCGGCCTGTGAGGAATTTAGAGAGAGCCaggattcttgacttcgatgagtttttgatcccggttagtatttaaaatacttatttgttcatttaaattacttattttaaatatatatgttactcattatttagtaatattttatattttaggattcggcgccagcGGGTCCAGCAGAGCCACCTACTCAGGCGTTTTCTCATGGGCCTGCCGAGCCAACGGTGTCTTCCCATGTGACTGTCGAGCCACAtgtaagctttttattaaaattagttttattcaatataaggttaatatttaaaatacatatttgattatttaaagtacttattttaaatatgtattttacttattatttcatttttttttttcatattttaggattcgacgCCAGTGGGTCCACAGGAGCGACCCATTCAGGAGCCTTCTCATCAGCCTGCCAAGGCagaggtgtcttctcatgagactaCTGAGGCGCAGgtaagatttttacttaaaattaattttagtcaatataaggtaaatatttatttaatttttataacctttattTGGACTCCGAACAGCATCTCATCCAGAAGACTATCTCATATTCTGCACCAAACCCGTCTCAGGAGCCTAcagacccatctcaggagcctactTAGGCGCCTGTTGATACACAGGTTTGATTATTCAacaaacgttaatgtattcaatacaaataagaaatggtactaattattatatactttaaGGTTCATCCTTCGACGCCTGCGATGGCGACTCCCAACGAGGAAGAGGTCGAGTTTCTAGACCTAGGTCAGCATGAGGTTCTGCCCGTGCTAGCGGGATCAGATTCCAAGAAGAAGCACATTCTAGTCAAGGGCGCACGGGCCaggggaagaggagatgatcatgacttggagcgcccggttattaagaagaaaaagggcgatggaga contains these protein-coding regions:
- the LOC132066535 gene encoding uncharacterized protein LOC132066535, with the translated sequence MAIQLYCWENKFDTLAVVGHLTPIEDYMRWYHQITRRLIGNPALHPARDVGYSALAGQYETLLVVVQRLRMLGLEHMPYLGLAGLASKMVRIPKDGIRQAGEIRRMEEPVPEAEYQPAPGGGPSAPRGGGRHHLVDEADEADPILEDVPDLVHPQPFQAGGSSPGDSPTFTPALLLAKIPGSSSQPSQNAYMEERDNVDWAALRALLADERPVRNLERARILDFDEFLIPDSAPAGPAEPPTQAFSHGPAEPTVSSHVTVEPHDSTPVGPQERPIQEPSHQPAKAEVSSHETTEAQHLIQKTISYSAPNPSQEPTDPSQEPT